In the Coraliomargarita sinensis genome, GACGCCTATTTCATGGATGAGGTGAACCAGGTATATGCGGTGGCCGACGGATTGGGCGGTCTACCCGGGGGCGCAGAAGCAAGCCGGCGAATTGTCGAACTACTCCAGGCGAGCTCGGAGAGACTCCGGGTTCAGGAAGCGTCTGTCGATCTCGCGGAGTTCATTATCGGCATCAATCAAATCGTCGCCAGCGAATCGATGGAAAGCCATCCCATGACCGGCTCCGGCAGTACGCTCACGCTTTGCCAAATTACCGATAACCAGCTACAAATCGGCCATGTCGGGGACTCGGCCGCCTACTTGCTTAGGGACGGCAAGCTGCAAAAGCTGACCGTAGACCATACACTGGAACAGGAATTGATTAATGAGCACGGCGAAAAAGCCCGTCAGCATATGCCGCCGGAGTACCCGCATACCCTGACACGCTGCATCGGCCAGGAAAATGAGCTCCGGGTGGATCAAACCAGTGTGCAACTCCAGTCCGGCGACCGGATTCTTCTTTGTACGGATGGCTTGAACAAAGTGGTGGCTGAAACAGAGATCGCCCAAACGCTTGGTGCCGATCTCGACCCCGAGGAGATTACCAGGCGACTGACCGAGACAGCCAACGCACAATCAGGACCGGACAACATCACCATTATCACCTTAATTTTGAGCGACTGCGACTAGATGAAGAAATCAGAAATTTTTCTGCCCAAAGTCGAAGCGAACCCGGATAATATGCTGTTTCGCTTCAGCCTCGGACAAGCCCTCTACGAGGAAGGCGAGACCCGAGCCTGCATCGAGCACCTGCAGAAATGCGCTGACTCCCGCACGGACTGGATGCTGCCCCGTATCCTGCTGGGCAAGGCGCTCATCGAATCCGGCCAGCGGGAGACGGCCGAACCGGTGCTCAAACAAGCTTTGGACCTGGCGGTTGCCCAGCATCATGAGGAACCTGCAGCCGAGCTTCAGGAGCTACTCTCGGGCTTCTGATACCGCTGTATTATCTGATTGCCAAAATCGCGGGCCGAAAGGAGAATAATATGAGAGAGCTGCGTCGCTGCAGCCTTCCCTTACCCCTGTAAAACCCAGCCCCTGCCCCGCCATGACCATTCCTACCAATGCCAGCACGAGCAGTGCGAAAGACCCCAAGACATTGCTCAAAGGAAAGCGCGTGTGTATCCTCGACGATGAAAGCGCTCCCATCGCGATTCTTGAAGCCAACCTCGCAAAGTTCGGCCTTCAAACCCACTCGTTCAATCAACCCGGTCCGGCCTTGACTCATTTGCGAACTGACCGGCCGGACATCCTACTCCTCGACATCATGATGCCGGAAATGGACGGCTGGGAATTTTATACAACGATACGGAGCGAACCGGAGCTGAACGACCTTCCCGTCCTGTTCGTGACCTGTCTGGCTGATCAGGAACTTGAGCGCGAGATGGAACAGGACGGCCTCTGCGCCACCCTGAGCAAGCCTGTCTTCAGCGATCAACTTTTGGAAAAGCTGATGCAACTACTGGGCTAGCCGAATGCATCGCAGACCCTCCGTGTCTAGGGAATCACCGGTAGCGCTGCAGGCAGCACACCCAGCACCACTGTAGCCACCACGAGACAACCAAAGAGGAAACGGTCCCCGGCCAGAGTTTGGCCGTGGGTATCATCCACCATCTCGCTTGTCGGCGCACTGAAATAGCATTCCCGGATCCAGCCGAAGTAGTAGTAGATCGAGATCGCGACACCCAGAATTGAAATTCCCAAGAGGCCGTAAAGCCCTGCTTGATACGCGGCGACGAAGAGAAAGAGTTTACCGATGAAACCGCCGAGTGGCGGGATACCGGCCAAAGAACCGAGTCCGACAGCAAGCACGCCACTGAGGAAAGGTCGCTTACGCGAGTAGTTCACGTAGTGGTCGAGCTCCTGATCCGCATCCTCGGAGCCAGCATTGAGGGACATGACCCCAAACACGGCAAAAGAGGCCAACAAGTACGTGACGAGATAGAAGATGACGGCGTAGACCGCCCATTCTACGCCTCGCATGGCTGCGACAACGCCGAGCAATAGATAGCCTGCGTGGGCAATACCGGAAAGACCCATCAAACGCTTCACATTGCGCTGGGTGACGGCGGCGATATTGCCGAAAAGGATCGTTGCAGCTGCGATGTAAGACAGCACGGGCACCAGTAGTTCATTCAGCGCGGCAAACGGCCCCAACACCAAGGTAATTAATACCATGAATCCGGCCGCTTTCGATGCGATAGCCAGATAGGCCGTGACCGGGGTTGGCGCACCTTGATACACATCCGGGACCCAGATTTGAAAAGGCACGGCACCAATCTTGAAACAGACCCCGGCAATCACGAGCAGCGCGCCAATGTTGACGATCAAATTACCACCATTCAGTTGGTTGAGTCCGATGAAGGCCTGAAGCTGCTCGTAGCTCAGGGAATCCCTGCTGTAGCCGGGCAGATCAGGGTTTCCGGCCACTCCGTAAAGAAGCACGATACCGAAAAGCAGGATAGCCGAGCTGAGAGCGCCGAGGATGAGGTACTTCAACCCCGCTTCCAGTGAGAAAGCGCTGTTCCGGCAGTAGGCCACCAACACGTAAAATGCGACGGTCACCGTCTCCAGCGCGACAAAGAGCATGACGAAGTTGGCACTCTGAACCAGCAGCATCATGGCTGCCGCAATCAGAATAACCAGATGGTAGAACTCCGTCTTGGCGAGCGACTGCTTGGAAAGATAGATCTGTCCAAGGTAGCAGACCAGGATCGAGCTCAACAAAAAGAAAGCCCGCATGATCTGGGTGACGTCGGTATGCTGGATCATACCACTGAAATACGTGCCCCGGTAGAGGTGGCAGCCGCTGATACAGGTAAAGGCGTAAACGCCGACCAGGACCTGCCCCCAGATCGCAATACGGGGAATCAAGCTGCGGCGCTCCCTGGGCAGGAACATTTCCGCGACCAACAGACCCAATGCCAAAACCCCCAGCAGGATCTCAGGCATAACTGCAGTCCATTCGTTGCTCGCGGTATAGCCGCGGAGAAATTCTACAAGAAGCTCGTTCATTATCGGGATTCCTCCTCGTGAATCGTTACCTTGGGCTGTTCAGCTTGTGCGTGAACAGGCAAGTGGCTTTCCTCCTGCGAATAGAGCGTCGTTAGCTCGCGGTCGGCGTCGTCTGAGAAGAAGCGTGGAAAAATCCCCGTCAGCACGAGACCGGCAATTAGTATGGAAGCCGGCAATTTTTCGTACCCCTTGAGGTCTTCAATCGAATCATTGCCGAGCCGCTCGGCGAACCTATCGCTCGGCTGGCCGAAGAAAATATTTGCGACGGCACGCAGTCCGTAAATCGCCGATATGATGATCCCGATTGCCGCCGGTGCCACGATCCAGCGGGTCAAGTCGGACTCTGCCAGTGCGGCAAAAATCGTGAACTCCCCCCAGAAGTTACCGAAGCCCGGCAGGCCGATACTCGCCATACTACCGGCAACAAAGAATCCTGCCAATACCGGTGCCTTGGTTGCGAGACCGCCCATTGAGGACATGTCAAAAGTTTGGCTGCGGTGATAGATACAGGTGGAAAGCATGAACAGCAGGGCCACCGAAAATCCGTGTGCCACCATCATGAGAAGCGCGCCGCCGGCACCGGCCACCGAGAAGCAGGCCAGCCCCAAAAAGGCATAACCCATATGCATGACCGAGCTGTAACCGAGCATCATCTTAAGGTCTTTCTGAGCCAAAGTCACCAGACCGATAAAGATGATATTGCCGAGTGCGAGCCAGACGATCCAGGGGAACCAGTGGGCCGCACCAGCAGGCAGTAGTGGTCCGGCGATCTGAAGCAGACCATAGAGACCGAACTTCTTGAGCACGCCGGCATGGAGCATGGCGGCTCCGGTCGGGGCCACCGCATAACCTTTTGGAGCCCAACTATGGAATGGAAAAAGCGAAACCAGAATCCCGAAGCCAAAGAGGAGCAAGGCGTAGATGTTGTTCTGGATCGTGTCTCCAAGCGGCTGCGAAGTGAGGTAGTTACGAAGCTCCAACAGAGAGAAGGAGTCCGCCCCGCTCTCGACGTAGAGTGCAATCAGACCGAGCAGCGAGAGCAAAGCTCCGACGGTCAGATAAATCGTCATTTCGATCGCGGCCCCACGTCGTCCGGCCCCACCCCAGATACCAATCATGATGAAGGTGGGAATTAGTGCGAACTCGTGGAAGAAGTAGAAAAAGAAAACGTCGACCGAGGCGAAAGTCCCCATGAGCCCCCCCAGCATGAAGAGCAGCAAAGCAAGGTAGATATGGGGACGCTCGGCATTCGAATACATCGCGTAGAGCCCGGCGGCAAAGCCTACCGTGCCCGCCAGGATAAAGAGTGGCATGGATATCCCGTTCAGACCGAGATGAAGATAAATTCCGATGCTTTCCAGCCCGGTTGGTAGTCGCAGCTCGAAATTGTATCCACCCACCAGCGTCGGCTCGAACAAACAGTAGAGCATGAGGCCAATGATCAGCGGCCAGCCGAAGCCAAAGGCCGCGACCGCACGCCGGGTGGTTGCATCAAAGCGGGCACCGAAAAGCAAAATCACACCTGCCAAAATCGGCGCGAGAATCGCAGCTAGTAGAAAATATGAGTTCGTATCGTTCATGCTGATATTGCCGCCTTAGCCAATTAAACCGACTGCTACAGCCCAGAGGAGAATCAATCCCGCAAGGAACCAATAAACGTAACCGTGTATGTTACCAACGTGGAGCGCGCGTGAGCACATGCCCACAAGCCCGACCAGACCGGCACTGCCGCGAACAACGACTCCCTTGATCAGAAAGACGTCGAGGAAGCCGAGCAAATCCGCCAACCGCTGCTGGATCTTGGCCACATAGAAATTGTAGATTTCGTCGAACCATAGGCGTTCCTTGAGGAAGCCGTATACCGGAGGAGCGACCTTATCGAGTTTGTCTTCCCTGGCACCTTTGCCATAGAAGAAAAAGGAAGCCAGCAGACCAACGAGCCAGGCCGCGCTACCGAAGATAAGAACATTCTTATGCATCGCCTTGTAGCCTTCGGCGTGGTGCAGGTGATCGAGATCGGCGCGAATCAATTCACCCAGTTGCTCCGGCCAGAAACCGGTCCATCCCCCGGCCACCGAAAGCACCGCCAGAATAATCAAGGGCACGACCATGGTCAGCGGACTCTCATGCGCGTGCGAAGCGGACTCGGACTTGGCTTCACCCAGGAAAGCGACCCAGAAAAGACGGCCCATATAACCGGCTGTCAAAAAGGCGCCCGCTGTCAAAAGAACAAACAGAGGCGTATTGCCCAGGCCGGCGGCAATTAGGATACCGTCCTTTGAGTAAAACCCGGAAAGCCCATAGACGCCACAAAGTGCGAGCACCCCGATAAAGAAAGTGATGGCCGTGATCGGCATCTTCTTCAGCAGGCCGCCCATCTTGAAAATATCCTGCTCATGATGGCAGCCGTGAATTACGGAACCGGCACCGAGGAAAAGGAGCGCTTTAAAGAAGGCGTGTGTGATCAGATGGAAGAGCGCCACGCCGGGATAGCCCAAACCAAAGGCCGCGGCCATGTAGCCGAGTTGGGACAGCGTGGAGTAAGCGAGGATCTTCTTGATGTCATTCTGCCCGTAGGCACAGAAGCCGGCATAAACCGCGACGGCGGTGCCGAGCACGGCGATCATATTGAGGACATCAACCGGGAAGAGGAAGGTGATCCGGATCAGGAAATAGACCCCGGCAGCGACCATGGTGGCAGCGTGGATCAGGGCCGAAACCGGCGTGGGACCGGCCATCGCGTCCGGCAACCAGACATGCAGCGGAAACTGGGCCGACTTACCAATAAAGCCGCAGGCAAGCAGCATGGCGATCCCCGCACTGATGAGCTCGCTGTTGGCCGCCACGATCCCCTGCATTTCACTCAGGTTGGTGGTGCCAAAGTGCCAGTAGGCGTAAACGATACCGACCAAAAAGCCGAGGTCACCGATCCGGTTGACGATAAAGGCCTTTTTGGATGCCGCCTTGGCTTCTTCCGTTTCCAGGTAGTGCCCGATCAGCATGTAGGAACTGAACCCGACCAGCTCCCAGAAAACAAAGATCATGATCAGGTTGTCCGCCAGCACGATGCCGAGCATTGAGAACATGAAGATAGACAAGCCGCCGAAGAACCGGGCACGGGCTTTATCCTCGGACATGTACCCGAGACTGAAGACATGGATGAGAAAACCGACAAAGGCCACCATGGTCAGCATGGTCGCGGCGACACCATCGAAGAGGAAACCCATCGCCACATTAAAGTCGCCGAAACTCAACCAGTTCCAAGACATGGTCACGGCCTCACCACCCGCCGTGCGCAGCGCCGCAATGGTCGCTGCAAAAATCAGAGCGGCAGTCGCAACCGAGATATACGAGGCGAGCTTACCGAAACGACGGCAGAAAAATGCGATGACCGCGGCTGAGGCCAGCGGTGCGAGAAGAACGACAAGAAGTGATTGCGTGGCAGTCATCGGCTTAAGGCGTTCAGTTGATCGACCATGACCGTTTGCCGCCTCCGGAAAAGGGCGACAATGATCGCGAGACCGACCGCTACTTCGGCGGCGGCCACAGTAATAATAAAGAAAACGAACAGGTTGCCATCCATCGTGCCGTTGTAGCGCGAGAAAGCGACCAACGCGAGATTGACGGCGTTGAGCATGAGTTCCAGCGACATGTAAATGACAAGCGTATTTTTACGCAACAGCACACCCAGCATACCGATGGCAAAAAGCAACGACGCAATCAGGATGAATGCATTGAGTCCGACGGTCATTTGGCATCCTCCTCTTTTTTCGATACCACGATCACGCCAACCATCGCGGCGAGTAATAGAAATCCGGTCACCTGGAACGGCAGCATGTATTTTGTGAACAGGCTGTAGCCGAAGGATTTAGCGGAAGTCGTAAACGGGATACCAAGCCCCTCCCCTGTTGGATTTTCGGCAACAGTGGGAAGCGCCGCTTCCGGCAGGTGCTGGTCACCGACAAAGGTGGAAAAGATCAAGATCGTCAGCAGGGCAAAGCCCATGATGGAGCCGGCGAGCGTCATCTTGTCCTTGAGGTAGTGATTGGTCTCTTTGTCCACATCAAGCAACATGATGATGAAAAGGAAAAGCACCATGACCGCACCCGCGTACACGAGCACTTGGAGGATCGCCAGAAAGTAAGCCTCCAACAGCACGAACAGGGCGGCCGTACCGACAAAGGAAACGATCATACAGATCGCACCGTTCACGGCGTTCGGACTCAACACCATTAGGAGTGCCGAGATCAGCGTAATCGCTGCAAAAACATAGAACAGGATATCAAGCATCGGAACTAGTGGTGCGGGTTCCCCTTCTCCTCGGCTGCCTTCTTCTTGTCCCACTTGTAGTGTTGGTCCGGAAGGGTGCCGCCAAGCTCGTAGAGCTTTTCTTTATTGTTAATCATTTCCTCGCGGGTGTAACCCGAGGATGAAAAGATATCCTGCAGGAAGATGGCCTCTTCCGGGCAGACCTCCTGACAGAGACCGCAGTAGATGCAGCGGAGCATATTGATGTCGAACTCCTTGGGCGCCTTCTCCACGTGCGCGCGATCCGGTTCTTCCTCTTCGGAGATTTCACCGGGCGTGATGCGAATCGCCTTGGGCGGACAGACGAATTCGCAGAGCTGACAGGAGACACATTTTTCGCGGCCGTTCGGGTCCTTGACCAAAGTGGGCACGCCCCGGTAGTTATCCGGGATATTCGGACGTTCGTCCGGATACTGCAGCGTCACAGGCTTTTGCAGCATGGTGCTGAAGGTTGTTTTCAAGCCACCCAGAATCTGCGGGATAAAGGTCTTCTCCGCGAGAGTCAGCGGCTTACGTTCCATTACTTTCGTCTTGGCCATAACTTAGCGGGTGAAGGTGTCGTAGAGTGCGATAATCAGGGTGTTGAGCACGAGGTTCCCAACAGCCAGTGGAAGCAGAATCTTCCATCCGAGAGACATCACCTGGTCGTAGCGGAAGCGCGGGAGCGTCCAACGAATCCAGATGAAGAAGAAAATCATGAAAAAGACTTTGGCCATGAACCAGCCCACGGACAGCAGCGTTCCCAGCAGACCATCGGACCAGGGATCCGCAAACCAGGGCAGGAAGTTCCAGCCGCCCAGGAAGAGGAGCACGAAGACGGCCGAGCCCATAATGATGTGGGCGTATTCCGCCACGAAGAAGATGCCAAACTTAAAGCAGCCGTATTCCGTATGGAAGCCGCCCACGAGATCCGTCTCGGACTCAGCCATATCAAAGGGCAGACGGTTGGTCTCGGCGAAGAGCGCAACCAGGAAAATGAGCGCGGAGAGTGGCTGTATAATAACCAACCAGGCGCTTTGCTGGGCCTGAACCACGCCGAAGAGGCTCATGCCGTAATCCGAGCCCGGTGCTGCGGCCCACATGAACACCGGCAGCAAGGAAAGCCCCATGGCCAGTTCGTAGGAAATCATTTGCGCGGACGCTCGAATTCCGCCGAGGAAGGGATACTTGGAATTGGAAGCCCACCCCGCGAGCACAATGCCGTATACCCCCAGCGAGGAGATCGCCAGAATGAAGAGCATACCGAGATCAATATTGGCCAGCACGAGTGGCTGGGTGATCCCATCGGCATCCACATAACGACCGAAGGGCAGCACCACCATGGTCGTCAGTGCTGGCGCCAATGCGATGATCGGGGCGAGATAATAGTAACCGACCTTCACATGGCCGGGAGTAATCTCTTCTTTGAAAAGGAACTTCAGGCCATCGGCTGCAGGCTGGAAGAGGCCGAGACTCGTCATCAGGTTTCCGATGATCGGAATGTGTCCGAGAAACGCCACACGTGCGCGGTTTGGCCCGACACGCCCCTGAATCCAGCTGGAAACTTTCCGTTCGGCCAGAACGGAGTAGCCGCAGAGCGTCATAAAGACGGAAATCATAACGAGCGCATAGGCGATCGGCAGGACGATAGGGAGCGATGCGGTGATAAAATCCATGACGACCAAGATTTAGGCACCCGCCGGTGCCGATTGCGCCTCCTTAAACGCGACAGGATCGTATTTCAGATTCTTGGTCTCGGCAAATGGCAGTTCGACGAGCGCACCGGGCTCAAGTGCGATCCCCTCATCGGGAATACCGCGCCAGGTCAGCGAATCTTGAATGGATTCGAGTTTGGCGGCGATCCGCTGCCAAACCTCATCCAGGGTCACTGCGGCAGGCTTCTCATCCGCAAGCGGTGCGGCAATTTTCTCCAGCACCATAAAATCGGGCCGGATGCCTGACGGCCCCGGGACTGCGGTCTTGAATTTCTGCAAACGGAAGGTCTGGTTGATAAACGTTCCGTCCTTTTCAAAAACCATCAACGAGGGGATGACAATATCGGCATCTTTGGCGGTATCGTTGGTGTGCGTGCCGACGTAAATCACTTTGACCTTGCTTAGCAGGTCAGGCGAAATACCGAGGGCAGTCACATCCTCATTCACAACCAGAAGCGTCTTAACCGCACCGGAATTAATGCCCCGTGCCAGTGGGCTCAGTTCGGCTTCCGGCAGTTGATCAATCAAGCCGGTCAACAGGGCACCACGGAGGTTCGGCGTGCGGTCCTCAGACTGTAGCAGCCCGTCACCCTCGCCGTAGTGGCTGACAAGCGAGACTTTAGCTCTGCTGCGCTCGGCGATCGCCTTGTAGTAAAATTGTTCTTCGACCGAGCTGTGCGCGGAAGCCACCATAGCTACATCGCCGCCCTTGAGTAGGTCGACGGCCGCCGAGGCCACATCCTCCGGGGTCTTGTGCACGCCGCCGATGGTGTAGTGCGTCAAGCGGTCTTCGGACTCGACGGCTTTATAAAGCGCACGCCCGGAATCCGTCATCCAGGTATCATTCACCGCGTCATTACGACGCGGTGTGATGCGATAGATTTTGCCCTCACGGCTCCAAATCTCGGTGTTTGCCCCGACGCTGCTTTCGGTACAGATGCTGTTCGTACGTTTGAGGAACCAGACCCGCATTTTGAAGCGGAAGTCCGTACTTGTCAGCGCACCGACCGGACAAATATCGACCGTGTTCAAGGAATAGTTGTTCTCCAGCTCCTTACCGGGATAGCAGGTCAACGTGGAATAGGTGCCGCGGTCGACAAAGCCGAGCACGTCATCATCAACAATTTCCTTGCTAAAACGCACGCAGCGGGAGCAAAGGATACAGCGCTCGTCGTCGAGCGTTACTCTCGGCCCGAGGCGGGTGCGCTTGGGTTTGACGTTTTTATCCTCGATAAAACGGCTGTAGCCACGACCGTGTTCCGCGGAAAATTCCTGCAGGCGGCACTCCCCCGCCTGATCGCAAATCGGGCAGTCCAGCGGGTGATTGATTAAAAGAAATTCCGTCACCCCGTTGCGCGACTCTTTGACCATGGGCGAGTTGGTCTTGATGTGCATCCCCGGCGCGGCGTTGGTGGCACAGCCGATTGTCGGCTTGGGCATCCAGCCGATCTTCTGGTTCCCGTCCTCGTCGAGAATCGCCTCGCCGGTGGCACGATCCTTCATCGGCATGCCCATTTCGACAAGGCACATCCGGCAGTTACCGGCCACAGAAAGCTTCGGGTGATAGCAGTAGTGCGGGACTTCTTTGCCCTTACCCACCATCTTAACCGCCTCGATGATATTCGTGCCTTGAGGGACGCTTACGTCCTGACCATCGATGTTGATCGTCACGTTCTCGACTGTTCCGTTCTGGCTCATCGTTTAAATCAGTGTCGTCTCCTTGGCCGTTTTTTCGCCCTCTTTACGGCGAGCGGCTTGTTCACGGGCCTTTTCTACGAACTCGTCCTTGAATTTGGCAATAAAGCTTTGCACCGGCCAGGAGGCTGCTTCGCCGAAGGCACAGATCGTGCGGCCGGCGATCTGGTCGGCAATCGAATTCAACAGGTCGGCATCCTCTTCACGGGCCTCGCCATCGACCATACGTTGGGTGATCTTGCGCATCCAGGGCACACCTTCGCGGCAGGGGGTGCACTGGCCGCAGCTCTCGTGAGCATAGAAATAGTTGATATTGGCCAGGGCCTCGACCATGTCGGTGCTGTCGTCCATCACGATCACGCCGCCGGAGCCCGACATGGAGCCGACTGCCATCAGGCTGTCAAAATCCATGGGGATATCTTCGATGCCCCAATCGTATTCAGTACCGTCCTTCAGCTTGCCGGTAAAGCGCTCGTCCGCACGCAGGATCTTGGATGAGGATCCGCCGGGGATGACGGCTTTCAACTTGCGGCCGGGCTTGAGTCCACCGCAGACATCGTAGATCAACTCACCGAGCGTAATGTCCGCACAGGCAAACTCATAGTAGCCGGGCTTCATCACATGACCGGAGACACACCAGGTCCGGGTGCCGGTATTCCCGGGCGTGCCGATCTTGGCAAATTCCTTGCCGCCCATGGCGACCACATGCTTCACGTCGCAAAGCGTCTCGACGTTGTTGACGATGGTCGGACACTGGTAAAGCCCCAGCGCAGCGGGGAAATACGGCGGTTTGATGCGCGGGTTGGCACGAAAGCCTTCGAGTGATTCGATCAGGCCGGTTTCCTCACCACAAATATAAGCGCCGGCACCACGATGCACGATGATGTCGCAGGAGTAACCGGAATCGAGTATGTTGTCGCCGAGGAAGTTCTTTTCGCGGGCCTCTTCGATCGCTTTCTCCAGAATGCGATAGCCTTGGAAGAATTCACCGCGGATGTAGATAAAAGCGAGCTTTGCCTGGATAGCATAGGCCGCGATCATCATACCCTCGATCAACTGGTGGGGGTCCTTGTGAATAATCTGGCGATCCTTGAAGGTACCCGGCTCGGACTCGTCCGCGTTGCACACCAGGTAGATCGGCTTGCCGGACTTGCGGTCAAGAAACTTCCACTTCATCCCGGCCGGAAAGCCCGCACCGCCACGGCCACGGACACCGGAATCCATCACTTCCGCGCAAATGTCTTCCGGCTTCATGGTCACGGCCTTCTTCAACTCTTCGTAGCCACCGTGTTTCAGGTAGCAATCGATATCGTTGGTATAGCCGGGCTCATCCGCATACTTCATAATGAGCCGTGTTTCTTCGTGTGCCATGGTGGTAAAATTGCTGATAACTAATGAATAATAACTAATCGGGCATGCCGTCGGAGAGCTCGCCGGACTTCATCTTGGCGGCTAGCTCGCCGGCCTTGTCGGGATCGATATCGGTATATTCTTCTTCGCCCACCATAACGACAGGCGCGCGGCCACAGTCGGCATGACACTCGACATACTCAAGCGTCACCAAGCCGTCTTCGCTGGTATGCCCCACCTCGACGTTCAACTCCTTTTCCAGCCGGTGGCAGGTCTGATAGGCACCGGCCAGGGCACAGGGCAAGGTGCGGCAGACCCGCACGTGGTATTTCCCGGTGGGCTCGGTCCGAAGCATCGGGTAGAAGGTGACAATCTCTTGAATGTTAATCGGCTCAAGCTCCAGACGCTGGGCGATCCACTCAATCGCTTCGTTCGACAGATAACCCTGATCCTCCTGCACGAGGTGACAAAGCGGCAGCGCAGCGCTGCGCTTCGTGGGATAGCGCGGCACGAGCTTGTCGATTTTCTCGGTGGTTTCGGGTTTTAAATTCATCTCTGTCAGTTTCGGCTTTCCACGTTTACCGGTCGCACTCCCCCATGACAAAGTCGAGCGAGCCAAGGATCACGGTGATATCGGTCAGGTAGTGGCCGGGGATCAGTTTATCGAGAATACTGAGGTTACAGAAAGACGGGCCGCGAATCTTCAGGCGATAAGGCACGCCCCCACCCTTGGATACAATGTAGAAGCCGAGCGCGCCCTTGGGATTTTCGGCTTCAAAATAAACTTCACCGGCCGGAATTTGCGGCCCTTCGGTCACAATCAT is a window encoding:
- a CDS encoding molecular chaperone DnaJ; amino-acid sequence: MKKSEIFLPKVEANPDNMLFRFSLGQALYEEGETRACIEHLQKCADSRTDWMLPRILLGKALIESGQRETAEPVLKQALDLAVAQHHEEPAAELQELLSGF
- a CDS encoding complex I subunit 4 family protein, translating into MNDTNSYFLLAAILAPILAGVILLFGARFDATTRRAVAAFGFGWPLIIGLMLYCLFEPTLVGGYNFELRLPTGLESIGIYLHLGLNGISMPLFILAGTVGFAAGLYAMYSNAERPHIYLALLLFMLGGLMGTFASVDVFFFYFFHEFALIPTFIMIGIWGGAGRRGAAIEMTIYLTVGALLSLLGLIALYVESGADSFSLLELRNYLTSQPLGDTIQNNIYALLLFGFGILVSLFPFHSWAPKGYAVAPTGAAMLHAGVLKKFGLYGLLQIAGPLLPAGAAHWFPWIVWLALGNIIFIGLVTLAQKDLKMMLGYSSVMHMGYAFLGLACFSVAGAGGALLMMVAHGFSVALLFMLSTCIYHRSQTFDMSSMGGLATKAPVLAGFFVAGSMASIGLPGFGNFWGEFTIFAALAESDLTRWIVAPAAIGIIISAIYGLRAVANIFFGQPSDRFAERLGNDSIEDLKGYEKLPASILIAGLVLTGIFPRFFSDDADRELTTLYSQEESHLPVHAQAEQPKVTIHEEESR
- the nuoL gene encoding NADH-quinone oxidoreductase subunit L, with amino-acid sequence MTATQSLLVVLLAPLASAAVIAFFCRRFGKLASYISVATAALIFAATIAALRTAGGEAVTMSWNWLSFGDFNVAMGFLFDGVAATMLTMVAFVGFLIHVFSLGYMSEDKARARFFGGLSIFMFSMLGIVLADNLIMIFVFWELVGFSSYMLIGHYLETEEAKAASKKAFIVNRIGDLGFLVGIVYAYWHFGTTNLSEMQGIVAANSELISAGIAMLLACGFIGKSAQFPLHVWLPDAMAGPTPVSALIHAATMVAAGVYFLIRITFLFPVDVLNMIAVLGTAVAVYAGFCAYGQNDIKKILAYSTLSQLGYMAAAFGLGYPGVALFHLITHAFFKALLFLGAGSVIHGCHHEQDIFKMGGLLKKMPITAITFFIGVLALCGVYGLSGFYSKDGILIAAGLGNTPLFVLLTAGAFLTAGYMGRLFWVAFLGEAKSESASHAHESPLTMVVPLIILAVLSVAGGWTGFWPEQLGELIRADLDHLHHAEGYKAMHKNVLIFGSAAWLVGLLASFFFYGKGAREDKLDKVAPPVYGFLKERLWFDEIYNFYVAKIQQRLADLLGFLDVFLIKGVVVRGSAGLVGLVGMCSRALHVGNIHGYVYWFLAGLILLWAVAVGLIG
- the nuoK gene encoding NADH-quinone oxidoreductase subunit NuoK, with protein sequence MTVGLNAFILIASLLFAIGMLGVLLRKNTLVIYMSLELMLNAVNLALVAFSRYNGTMDGNLFVFFIITVAAAEVAVGLAIIVALFRRRQTVMVDQLNALSR
- a CDS encoding response regulator; translated protein: MTIPTNASTSSAKDPKTLLKGKRVCILDDESAPIAILEANLAKFGLQTHSFNQPGPALTHLRTDRPDILLLDIMMPEMDGWEFYTTIRSEPELNDLPVLFVTCLADQELEREMEQDGLCATLSKPVFSDQLLEKLMQLLG
- a CDS encoding NADH-quinone oxidoreductase subunit N, which produces MNELLVEFLRGYTASNEWTAVMPEILLGVLALGLLVAEMFLPRERRSLIPRIAIWGQVLVGVYAFTCISGCHLYRGTYFSGMIQHTDVTQIMRAFFLLSSILVCYLGQIYLSKQSLAKTEFYHLVILIAAAMMLLVQSANFVMLFVALETVTVAFYVLVAYCRNSAFSLEAGLKYLILGALSSAILLFGIVLLYGVAGNPDLPGYSRDSLSYEQLQAFIGLNQLNGGNLIVNIGALLVIAGVCFKIGAVPFQIWVPDVYQGAPTPVTAYLAIASKAAGFMVLITLVLGPFAALNELLVPVLSYIAAATILFGNIAAVTQRNVKRLMGLSGIAHAGYLLLGVVAAMRGVEWAVYAVIFYLVTYLLASFAVFGVMSLNAGSEDADQELDHYVNYSRKRPFLSGVLAVGLGSLAGIPPLGGFIGKLFLFVAAYQAGLYGLLGISILGVAISIYYYFGWIRECYFSAPTSEMVDDTHGQTLAGDRFLFGCLVVATVVLGVLPAALPVIP
- a CDS encoding NADH-quinone oxidoreductase subunit J family protein, which translates into the protein MLDILFYVFAAITLISALLMVLSPNAVNGAICMIVSFVGTAALFVLLEAYFLAILQVLVYAGAVMVLFLFIIMLLDVDKETNHYLKDKMTLAGSIMGFALLTILIFSTFVGDQHLPEAALPTVAENPTGEGLGIPFTTSAKSFGYSLFTKYMLPFQVTGFLLLAAMVGVIVVSKKEEDAK
- a CDS encoding PP2C family protein-serine/threonine phosphatase translates to MQIHAHALTDQGQIRHENQDAYFMDEVNQVYAVADGLGGLPGGAEASRRIVELLQASSERLRVQEASVDLAEFIIGINQIVASESMESHPMTGSGSTLTLCQITDNQLQIGHVGDSAAYLLRDGKLQKLTVDHTLEQELINEHGEKARQHMPPEYPHTLTRCIGQENELRVDQTSVQLQSGDRILLCTDGLNKVVAETEIAQTLGADLDPEEITRRLTETANAQSGPDNITIITLILSDCD